From Pseudomonas sp. G.S.17, the proteins below share one genomic window:
- a CDS encoding LysR family transcriptional regulator, with amino-acid sequence MGHYRQIEIFAAVVKAGSLASAARSLALSPATIMLTVTALETRLGTVLLLRGPRGISLSRAGEQFAASCRLILEETAEAERSAAGLHSRPTGKLTVALPLLMANQVFTPLAVEYLDTFPDVQLLTLTRESMPKLLEEGIDVALVVGHLPDSSSFAVSIGTVRPIICGSPAYLAQWGRPETADDLRAHRTLLATSTGHGADWRLHGDTFMHTVRTTQVLTCTTQQGAIHAAACGLGLIRCMSYEVHQELQSGRLEPVLQAFTAPDLPAQLIYREGRKASARVRTFIDFAVPRLRLHQALQA; translated from the coding sequence ATGGGCCACTACCGCCAGATAGAAATCTTCGCCGCAGTGGTCAAGGCAGGCAGCCTGGCATCGGCGGCGCGCAGCCTTGCTCTGTCACCCGCCACCATCATGCTTACAGTGACTGCACTGGAAACTCGCCTGGGAACCGTACTGCTATTGCGCGGCCCTCGTGGGATAAGCCTGAGCCGTGCGGGCGAACAGTTCGCCGCCAGTTGCCGGCTTATCCTGGAGGAAACCGCCGAGGCCGAGCGGTCGGCCGCTGGCCTGCATAGCCGCCCCACTGGCAAGTTGACCGTCGCGTTACCCTTGCTGATGGCCAACCAGGTTTTTACACCGTTGGCAGTGGAATACCTGGATACCTTCCCCGACGTGCAACTGCTGACCCTCACCCGCGAAAGCATGCCCAAGCTGCTGGAGGAAGGCATCGATGTCGCGCTGGTGGTTGGTCATCTTCCCGACTCATCCAGTTTCGCCGTATCGATTGGCACCGTCAGGCCGATCATCTGCGGCTCTCCCGCCTACCTTGCCCAATGGGGACGACCCGAAACGGCCGATGATCTGCGCGCGCATCGGACCCTCCTTGCGACATCCACAGGCCACGGGGCCGACTGGCGGTTGCACGGCGATACCTTCATGCACACGGTCAGAACCACACAAGTCCTTACCTGCACGACTCAGCAAGGCGCGATTCACGCCGCAGCCTGCGGGCTGGGGCTGATCCGTTGCATGAGCTACGAGGTCCATCAGGAGCTGCAATCCGGGCGACTTGAACCCGTATTGCAAGCGTTCACGGCGCCTGATCTGCCGGCGCAGCTTATCTACCGTGAAGGACGTAAAGCCAGCGCGCGAGTGCGTACTTTCATCGACTTTGCAGTGCCGCGTTTACGCCTTCATCAGGCTTTGCAGGCCTGA
- a CDS encoding glutathione S-transferase, producing MPQHPIKLYRHPLSGHAHRVELLLSLLELPTELVFVDLAKGAHKQVEFLKLNPFGQVPVIDDNGTVLSDSNAILVYLAKTYGDGRWLPQEPVAAARVQRWLSVAAGQVAFGPAAARLITVFGASLNAEDVINRAHALFKMMETELGTVKFLTGDAPTIADIANYAYIAHAPEGNVSLQDYPNLRAWLARVEALPGFVPMQSTAAGLLAS from the coding sequence ATGCCTCAACACCCGATCAAACTGTACCGCCATCCGCTTTCCGGCCACGCCCATCGTGTGGAACTGTTGCTCTCGCTGCTTGAGCTGCCGACTGAACTGGTGTTCGTCGACCTCGCCAAAGGCGCGCACAAGCAAGTCGAATTCCTCAAACTGAACCCCTTCGGCCAGGTGCCCGTGATCGATGACAACGGTACCGTGCTCAGCGACTCCAACGCGATTCTGGTCTATCTGGCAAAAACCTACGGCGACGGTCGTTGGCTGCCGCAAGAGCCCGTCGCGGCGGCACGGGTGCAGCGCTGGCTGTCGGTGGCTGCGGGCCAGGTAGCATTCGGTCCGGCTGCGGCGCGCCTGATCACTGTGTTTGGTGCGTCGCTCAATGCTGAGGACGTCATCAACCGCGCCCATGCTTTGTTCAAGATGATGGAAACGGAGCTGGGCACGGTGAAGTTCCTCACCGGCGATGCGCCAACCATCGCCGATATCGCCAACTACGCTTATATCGCTCATGCGCCAGAAGGGAATGTATCGCTTCAGGACTACCCGAACCTGCGCGCCTGGCTGGCGCGGGTCGAAGCGCTTCCGGGGTTCGTGCCCATGCAGTCCACCGCCGCCGGCCTGCTGGCGAGCTGA
- a CDS encoding pyridoxamine 5'-phosphate oxidase family protein — METLPKHRRSPWHAGERALQQKIGASDRMEAAGQKFIRDYLPDQHRDFYHQLPFMIVGAVDAENRPWATLIEGPEGFVSSPDPKHLSLDSAPDPQDPAAPGLQAGSAIGMLGIELHTRRRNRINGVITQASERRLEIAVEHAFGNCPQYIQRRTYTRFSSELAVRPPRQDLAELDPRAVEMIDNADTFFVASYMVHDDQQRSVDVSHRGGRPGFIKVQGNRLVIPDYAGNLHFNTLGNLQLNPKAGLLFVDFSTGDVLQLSGRTELILESPMINAFEGAERLWTFDVEQVVHRPGAVSLRWQFEEFAPTSLMTGTWAGADQRLREIEQRRQWHQWRVVRVEQEATDIRSLYIEALDGAAVTFLPGQHIPVRLQPNGSDVLIRTYSVSSAPSDNHLRISVKVQGPASRYLHEQLHVGDVLEIRHPLGSFTLKTDSERPVVLIGAGVGITPLLSMARELVAQIDKQQRSQPVYLFQGGKTLHDLPFQNEIQQLKQRASGLLHLWRALSNAGENAQPGVDFELSGRLTLKDIKANLPLDDYDFYLCGPASFTQDMYDGLRSLNIPDLRIHAEAFGPSTLQRHGDAQRPILIQPPPASTPVPVYFATSAKEARWTPQAGSLLELAESRGLNPDFSCRGGSCGTCRTRLISGQVHYPNPPAELPEDDMVLICCAVPAEGESGIQPLVLDL, encoded by the coding sequence ATGGAAACCCTCCCGAAACACCGCCGTTCCCCCTGGCATGCCGGTGAGCGCGCGCTGCAACAAAAGATCGGCGCATCGGACCGCATGGAGGCGGCCGGGCAGAAGTTCATCCGCGATTACCTCCCCGACCAGCACCGGGATTTCTACCACCAGCTGCCGTTCATGATCGTCGGCGCGGTGGATGCCGAGAATCGTCCCTGGGCGACCCTGATCGAGGGACCGGAAGGCTTTGTCTCCTCCCCCGATCCGAAGCACCTTAGCCTCGATAGTGCGCCAGATCCGCAAGACCCTGCCGCACCCGGGCTGCAAGCTGGCAGTGCCATCGGCATGCTCGGTATCGAGCTGCACACGCGGCGCAGAAACCGTATCAACGGGGTGATTACCCAGGCGTCGGAGCGGCGCCTGGAAATCGCCGTCGAACATGCGTTCGGCAACTGCCCGCAGTACATCCAGCGCCGCACCTATACACGATTTTCAAGTGAGCTGGCCGTCAGGCCACCAAGGCAGGACCTTGCCGAGCTAGACCCGCGCGCTGTCGAGATGATCGACAATGCCGACACCTTCTTCGTCGCCAGCTACATGGTGCACGACGACCAGCAACGCTCGGTCGACGTCTCGCATCGCGGCGGGAGGCCTGGGTTTATCAAGGTGCAAGGCAATCGTCTGGTGATTCCCGACTACGCCGGCAACCTGCACTTCAATACCCTGGGCAATCTGCAGCTCAACCCCAAGGCCGGTCTGTTGTTCGTCGATTTCAGCACCGGCGACGTGCTGCAGCTCAGCGGACGTACCGAGTTGATCCTGGAAAGCCCAATGATCAACGCTTTCGAGGGAGCCGAGCGTCTGTGGACCTTCGATGTGGAGCAAGTCGTGCATCGCCCCGGGGCAGTCTCGCTGCGCTGGCAGTTTGAGGAATTTGCGCCCACCAGCCTGATGACCGGCACATGGGCCGGCGCCGACCAGCGCCTGCGGGAAATCGAGCAACGTCGGCAATGGCATCAATGGCGCGTGGTGCGCGTGGAGCAGGAAGCCACGGACATCCGTTCGCTGTATATCGAAGCACTGGATGGCGCGGCGGTGACCTTCCTCCCAGGACAACACATTCCGGTTCGCCTTCAGCCAAATGGCAGTGACGTGCTGATCAGAACCTACAGCGTGTCCAGCGCCCCTTCCGATAACCATCTGCGCATCAGCGTCAAGGTCCAGGGCCCAGCCTCGCGCTACTTGCATGAGCAACTGCACGTAGGCGATGTTCTGGAAATTCGCCATCCACTGGGCAGTTTTACCCTGAAGACCGACAGCGAACGGCCTGTCGTACTGATCGGTGCCGGCGTAGGTATTACCCCGTTGTTATCCATGGCACGGGAGCTGGTGGCGCAGATCGACAAGCAGCAGCGGAGTCAGCCCGTCTACCTGTTTCAAGGCGGCAAAACCCTGCATGACCTGCCCTTCCAGAATGAGATCCAGCAACTCAAGCAGCGTGCCTCGGGCCTTCTGCACCTGTGGCGCGCGTTGAGCAACGCTGGCGAGAACGCGCAACCGGGCGTGGATTTTGAGCTGTCGGGACGTCTGACCCTCAAGGACATCAAGGCCAACCTGCCGCTCGACGACTACGACTTCTACCTGTGCGGACCGGCCAGTTTTACTCAGGACATGTACGACGGTTTACGCAGCCTTAATATCCCTGACTTGCGTATCCATGCCGAAGCCTTTGGCCCCTCGACACTACAGCGCCACGGCGATGCACAGCGTCCGATCTTGATTCAGCCGCCACCCGCCAGCACGCCGGTGCCGGTGTACTTCGCAACCTCCGCCAAGGAAGCGCGCTGGACCCCGCAAGCCGGCAGTCTCCTGGAACTGGCGGAGAGCCGTGGCCTGAACCCCGACTTCAGTTGTCGCGGCGGGTCGTGCGGCACCTGCAGAACGCGGCTAATCAGCGGCCAGGTCCACTACCCCAACCCGCCGGCAGAACTGCCGGAAGACGATATGGTGCTGATCTGCTGCGCAGTTCCTGCAGAGGGCGAAAGCGGCATCCAGCCTCTGGTCCTGGATCTCTAG
- a CDS encoding molybdopterin cofactor-binding domain-containing protein — MNSHPPDTQANTGHIGARQARVEDAALLRGLGRYADDAAIPPGTLHAAIVRSPHAHARITAIDFATALTMKGVHGVLVGEDVKRWALPFPVGVRQPMEHWCVAVDKVRYVGEPVAVVIAENRYLAEDAIEAVRVDYEPLPPIIDPEAATGEQAPLLHEAVGSNVVNERHFRYGEPEQAFESAAHRISLKIQYPRSSCTPIECYVVLAQFERTTGVYDVMANFQGPYALHTVMARALNVPGNRLRLRTPKDSGGSFGIKQGVFPYVVMMGLAARKVGAPVKWVEDRLEHLQGASSATNRVTEIEAAVDADGRVTAMRYDQIDDCGAYLRAPEPATFYRMHGNLTGAYAIRNLLVRNRVVLTNKTPTGLNRGFGGPQVYFALERLMQHIAVQLKLDPLEVIRRNLVPADAFPYRAAAGALLDSGDYQAGIALAVNDGGLAELIQRRDKARAEGRIYGIGYAAVVEPSISNMGYITTAMTAEERRKAGPKNGAVSTATITVGPLGDVTVHVSSTPQGQGHQTAVAQVVAEVLGVTLESIIVNVELDTQKDAWSIASGNYSSRFAGAVAGVVYQAAIKIRDRLARLAAVQLKVDAEDVRFAGGKVFVVDGPGAPFHRIAGAAHWAPGLLPEGESGGMRETAFWSPPQLTAPDDADLVNSSLCYGFVFDICALEIDPVTGAIHIDRYITSHDAGRMLNPDLVDGQIRGGFTQGLGAALMEEFAYGADGSFLSGTFADYLVPTAPEVIEPMILHMETPSPFTPLGAKGVGEGNNMSTPVCIANAVADALGRDDIRLPLTPSRVRTLIGIDEPPRPAGMEQDDSFPAEATGGPALRASDSVVIPATPQQVFDTLLDPQTLKAIIPGCHALELEGENRYSADVTVGVGMIRARFEAKVALSDLDPPHSLRLSGSGNSSMGSAIGHAKVRFVELENGQTRLEYHYQVSVSGKVAAVGGRMLQGASKVIIGQIFTRLSQRVTGQAISGSWWTRLKATVAALLGKGGAQ, encoded by the coding sequence ATGAACAGTCATCCGCCTGATACCCAAGCCAACACCGGCCATATCGGCGCCCGGCAAGCGCGTGTCGAAGATGCCGCCCTGCTGCGCGGTCTGGGTCGATATGCCGACGATGCGGCCATCCCGCCCGGCACCTTGCATGCGGCAATCGTCCGCTCGCCCCATGCCCATGCCCGTATTACCGCCATCGACTTCGCCACCGCGCTGACCATGAAAGGCGTCCATGGCGTACTGGTCGGCGAAGACGTCAAACGCTGGGCGCTGCCGTTTCCGGTAGGCGTGCGGCAACCCATGGAGCATTGGTGCGTTGCGGTCGACAAGGTGCGGTACGTCGGCGAACCAGTTGCGGTGGTGATTGCCGAGAATCGTTATCTGGCCGAGGACGCCATCGAAGCGGTGCGCGTTGATTATGAGCCGCTGCCGCCGATCATCGATCCCGAGGCTGCTACCGGTGAACAGGCGCCGTTGCTCCACGAAGCGGTCGGCAGCAACGTTGTCAACGAACGTCATTTTCGCTATGGCGAACCCGAACAGGCCTTCGAGTCCGCAGCCCATCGGATCTCGCTGAAGATTCAGTATCCGCGCAGTTCCTGTACGCCAATCGAATGTTATGTGGTCCTCGCGCAATTTGAGCGCACTACTGGCGTGTATGACGTGATGGCCAACTTCCAGGGTCCATACGCGCTGCATACGGTCATGGCGCGAGCCTTGAACGTGCCAGGCAATCGTCTGCGCCTGCGCACCCCCAAGGACTCCGGCGGCAGCTTCGGCATCAAGCAGGGCGTCTTTCCCTATGTGGTGATGATGGGTCTGGCCGCTCGCAAGGTCGGCGCGCCGGTGAAATGGGTGGAGGATCGCCTGGAACATTTGCAGGGGGCGTCATCGGCCACCAACCGCGTCACTGAAATCGAAGCGGCGGTAGACGCCGATGGTCGGGTGACAGCCATGCGCTATGACCAGATTGATGACTGCGGAGCCTACCTGCGCGCCCCGGAACCGGCCACGTTCTACCGCATGCACGGCAACCTTACCGGGGCCTACGCCATACGCAACCTGCTGGTCCGCAACCGGGTGGTACTGACCAACAAGACCCCTACCGGCCTGAACCGTGGTTTTGGTGGGCCACAAGTCTATTTCGCCCTGGAGCGACTGATGCAGCACATCGCCGTGCAGCTCAAGCTCGATCCTCTGGAAGTGATTCGCCGCAATCTTGTGCCTGCCGACGCGTTCCCCTACCGCGCCGCAGCCGGCGCTTTGCTGGATTCCGGCGATTACCAGGCGGGCATCGCCCTGGCGGTCAACGATGGCGGGCTGGCCGAACTGATCCAGCGCCGCGACAAGGCGCGCGCCGAAGGCCGGATCTACGGCATCGGCTATGCCGCCGTGGTCGAACCGTCGATATCCAACATGGGCTATATCACCACCGCCATGACCGCCGAAGAGCGCCGCAAGGCCGGGCCGAAAAACGGTGCGGTGAGTACCGCCACCATCACCGTCGGGCCTTTGGGTGACGTGACGGTGCATGTGTCCTCCACGCCTCAAGGCCAGGGCCATCAGACCGCCGTCGCGCAAGTGGTGGCCGAAGTGCTGGGCGTGACTCTGGAATCGATCATCGTCAATGTCGAGCTCGACACCCAGAAAGACGCCTGGTCGATTGCCTCGGGCAACTACTCCAGCCGCTTTGCCGGGGCCGTGGCCGGCGTTGTGTATCAGGCGGCAATCAAAATTCGTGATCGGCTGGCCAGGCTGGCCGCCGTGCAGCTCAAGGTAGATGCTGAGGACGTGCGCTTTGCCGGTGGCAAGGTCTTCGTGGTGGACGGTCCTGGCGCGCCCTTTCACCGGATTGCCGGTGCAGCGCATTGGGCGCCGGGTTTGCTGCCCGAGGGCGAGTCCGGCGGCATGCGCGAAACGGCATTCTGGTCGCCGCCGCAGTTGACCGCGCCAGATGACGCGGACCTGGTCAACAGCTCGCTGTGCTACGGGTTCGTCTTTGATATCTGCGCCCTGGAAATTGACCCGGTCACCGGCGCGATCCATATCGATCGCTACATCACCAGTCACGACGCCGGACGCATGCTCAACCCGGACCTGGTGGATGGCCAGATCCGTGGCGGTTTCACCCAGGGGCTGGGCGCCGCATTGATGGAAGAATTCGCCTACGGCGCCGATGGCAGTTTCCTGTCCGGCACCTTCGCCGACTATCTGGTGCCCACCGCCCCGGAAGTCATCGAGCCAATGATCCTGCACATGGAAACGCCCTCGCCTTTCACTCCGCTGGGGGCCAAGGGTGTCGGCGAAGGCAACAACATGAGTACGCCGGTGTGCATCGCCAATGCGGTGGCCGATGCGCTGGGTCGTGACGACATCCGCCTGCCGCTGACGCCGTCGAGGGTTCGCACCCTGATCGGCATCGACGAGCCGCCGCGCCCCGCTGGCATGGAACAGGACGACAGTTTCCCGGCCGAAGCCACCGGCGGCCCGGCTCTGCGCGCCAGCGATTCGGTGGTGATCCCGGCCACGCCGCAACAGGTATTCGACACCCTGCTGGATCCGCAAACCCTCAAGGCGATCATCCCCGGATGCCATGCACTGGAGCTGGAAGGCGAAAACCGCTACAGCGCCGATGTCACCGTGGGCGTCGGCATGATTCGGGCGCGCTTCGAGGCCAAGGTGGCCCTCAGTGATCTGGACCCGCCGCACTCCCTGCGCCTGTCCGGCTCGGGCAACAGCTCGATGGGATCGGCCATCGGCCACGCCAAGGTGCGGTTCGTCGAACTGGAAAATGGCCAGACACGCCTTGAATACCACTATCAGGTTTCGGTCAGCGGCAAGGTCGCCGCGGTGGGCGGGCGCATGCTGCAAGGTGCTTCGAAAGTCATCATCGGTCAGATATTCACCCGTCTTTCCCAGCGGGTCACCGGCCAGGCAATCAGCGGCAGCTGGTGGACACGCCTGAAAGCCACCGTTGCCGCGCTGCTGGGCAAAGGAGGTGCGCAATGA
- a CDS encoding FAD binding domain-containing protein, with protein sequence MKPASFDYVRASSRREVLDLLAEYGQEARIIAGGQSLMAVLNMRLAQPKLLIDINHVPDLNFIERRRDCLAVGAAIRQAQLLERPSLTDEVPLLALAMPWIGHFQTRNRGTVCGSVAHADPSAELPLCLVTLGGEIVLQSKKGQRSVKADEFFQGILTTDKRADELVVEVRFPLKREGITYRFQEIAMRHGDFAMVALAAAIGEEQVEFGIGGVSDRPQHRRLVRGATLKDALNEVAWSLDAQDDVHASAAYRRQLVRELGQRLIEGV encoded by the coding sequence ATGAAGCCGGCCTCGTTTGATTACGTACGCGCCAGCAGCCGTCGCGAGGTGCTCGACCTGCTCGCAGAGTATGGCCAGGAGGCCCGGATCATTGCCGGCGGCCAGTCGCTGATGGCAGTGCTGAACATGCGCCTGGCCCAGCCAAAACTGCTGATCGACATCAACCATGTGCCAGACCTGAACTTCATCGAGCGGCGCCGGGATTGTCTGGCAGTGGGCGCGGCGATACGTCAGGCGCAATTGCTGGAACGCCCGTCATTGACCGATGAAGTGCCGCTGCTGGCCCTGGCCATGCCGTGGATCGGGCATTTCCAGACCCGCAACCGCGGCACGGTCTGCGGGTCCGTCGCCCACGCCGACCCCAGCGCCGAATTGCCGCTGTGCCTGGTCACCCTTGGCGGGGAAATCGTTTTGCAATCGAAAAAAGGTCAGCGCAGCGTCAAAGCCGACGAGTTCTTCCAGGGAATCCTGACTACCGACAAGCGTGCTGACGAGCTGGTGGTCGAGGTGCGCTTCCCCCTCAAGCGCGAAGGCATTACCTACCGCTTCCAGGAAATTGCCATGCGTCACGGTGACTTCGCCATGGTCGCCCTGGCGGCGGCGATCGGTGAGGAACAGGTGGAGTTCGGCATCGGCGGCGTCAGCGACCGGCCGCAACATCGGCGCCTGGTCCGTGGCGCCACGCTCAAGGATGCATTGAACGAAGTGGCCTGGTCGCTGGACGCTCAGGACGATGTACACGCCAGCGCCGCCTATCGCCGACAGCTGGTTCGCGAACTGGGGCAGCGCCTCATTGAAGGAGTCTGA
- a CDS encoding (2Fe-2S)-binding protein produces MRVNADQAFLVNLKLNGRDRQASTEPRTQLCDFLRHDLGATGVHVGCEHGVCGACTVLVDGVAMRSCLMLAVQSHERRIDTVESLAEDDVLSDLQQAFRRHHALQCGFCTAGILMSCVDFLERVPVPDETQVRDMLSGHLCRCTGYTGMVRAVLEVASQRQTNQEVKQ; encoded by the coding sequence ATGCGCGTCAATGCCGACCAAGCTTTTCTCGTCAACCTGAAACTCAATGGCCGCGACCGTCAGGCAAGCACCGAACCGCGCACCCAGCTGTGTGATTTCCTGCGCCATGACTTGGGCGCCACTGGCGTGCATGTCGGCTGTGAACATGGCGTCTGCGGTGCCTGCACTGTGCTGGTGGACGGTGTGGCCATGCGCTCGTGCCTGATGTTGGCGGTGCAGAGCCATGAGCGACGCATTGACACCGTGGAATCGCTGGCCGAGGACGATGTACTCAGCGATCTGCAGCAGGCATTCCGCCGTCATCACGCGCTGCAATGCGGCTTTTGCACGGCGGGCATTCTCATGTCCTGCGTGGACTTCCTCGAACGGGTACCCGTCCCGGACGAAACCCAGGTTCGCGACATGCTGTCCGGGCATCTGTGCCGTTGCACCGGTTACACCGGCATGGTCCGGGCTGTTCTTGAAGTGGCATCACAACGTCAAACGAACCAGGAGGTAAAACAATAA
- a CDS encoding AMP-binding protein codes for MFDLGRSFLAAVERRPDAVAVSDAALKKTYQQWFIDIQRAAHGLERLGLKRGDRMLVAMQNRWQMATLHWACQFAGIVVTPLNWRSTGEELAHCITDAQVKAIAYDDATAAALAACPSAAALPRIASGERVASDDLSFEELCAEAPAATILRATAEDFSLLLYTSGTTSKPKGVPRRHRAERAAAVAHVAQNLYRHDECTLGVMPLYHTMGVRSLLSMALIDGHFVCVPRFDAEATLQAIEQQQVSNLYLVPTLYHMLIEHPGFRKERVASVKKIGFAGAPMSDGLMKRVEQAFKPELFVNHYGCSEIYTFTIDQHAHHKPGSSGRGALNQRIRIVPLDTTDPSIASRQGEEGQIIADLASDEAFEGYLNRPDATAKALHDGWYFTGDIGYFDADGDLFVTGRVDDLIITGGENVSPVEIESLLSLHPAIEEVVVVGLPDEQWGKIIAAFIKLRCAVSQAELDAHCIASGLAKFKRPRHYQFIDQIPKSPVGKVLRRVLLEEHQAKTLKTAC; via the coding sequence ATGTTCGATCTCGGACGCAGCTTCCTCGCTGCCGTCGAACGCCGTCCCGATGCAGTGGCGGTCAGCGATGCAGCCCTGAAAAAAACCTACCAGCAGTGGTTCATCGATATTCAACGTGCCGCCCACGGCCTGGAACGCCTGGGCCTGAAACGCGGCGACCGGATGCTGGTAGCGATGCAAAACCGCTGGCAAATGGCGACCCTGCACTGGGCTTGCCAATTTGCCGGGATAGTCGTGACTCCGCTGAACTGGCGCTCTACCGGCGAAGAACTGGCCCATTGCATCACCGATGCGCAGGTCAAGGCCATCGCCTATGACGACGCCACCGCTGCGGCGCTGGCCGCCTGCCCCAGCGCCGCCGCCCTGCCGCGTATCGCCAGCGGCGAACGTGTGGCATCGGATGACCTGAGCTTCGAGGAGCTATGCGCCGAAGCCCCAGCCGCCACCATCCTGCGCGCCACGGCCGAGGATTTTTCCCTGCTGCTGTATACCTCCGGAACCACCAGCAAGCCCAAGGGCGTACCACGCCGCCACCGTGCCGAGCGCGCGGCAGCTGTGGCCCATGTCGCGCAGAATCTGTACCGGCATGACGAATGCACGCTCGGCGTGATGCCCCTGTATCACACCATGGGCGTGCGCTCGCTGCTGTCCATGGCCTTGATCGACGGACATTTCGTCTGTGTGCCGCGCTTCGATGCGGAAGCGACTTTGCAAGCCATTGAGCAGCAGCAGGTCAGCAACCTGTACCTGGTGCCGACCCTGTATCACATGCTCATCGAGCATCCGGGCTTTCGCAAGGAACGGGTCGCCAGCGTGAAAAAAATCGGCTTCGCCGGTGCGCCCATGAGTGACGGGTTGATGAAGCGCGTCGAGCAGGCCTTCAAGCCGGAATTGTTCGTCAATCATTACGGCTGTTCGGAAATCTACACCTTCACCATCGACCAGCACGCCCATCACAAACCGGGTTCTTCCGGTCGGGGTGCGCTTAATCAGCGCATCCGCATCGTGCCACTGGATACCACCGACCCGAGCATCGCGTCCCGCCAGGGTGAGGAAGGCCAGATCATTGCCGACCTCGCCAGCGATGAAGCGTTCGAGGGTTACCTGAATCGCCCGGATGCCACGGCCAAAGCACTGCACGATGGCTGGTACTTCACCGGTGATATCGGCTACTTCGATGCAGACGGCGACCTTTTCGTCACTGGCCGGGTCGACGACCTGATCATTACCGGCGGCGAGAATGTCAGCCCGGTGGAAATCGAAAGCCTGCTGTCTCTGCACCCCGCGATTGAAGAAGTGGTGGTGGTCGGCCTGCCGGACGAGCAATGGGGCAAGATCATCGCGGCCTTCATCAAGCTGCGTTGCGCCGTCAGCCAGGCCGAACTCGATGCGCACTGCATCGCCTCGGGGCTGGCCAAATTCAAGCGTCCGCGTCACTACCAGTTCATCGATCAAATCCCGAAATCGCCGGTCGGCAAGGTGTTACGTCGCGTGCTGCTCGAAGAGCATCAGGCAAAAACCTTGAAGACCGCGTGCTAA
- a CDS encoding enoyl-CoA hydratase/isomerase family protein yields MQLQSIQQFLDTEFDGFQVVVDTARQRADIILNRPPLNVIAMPQRDVLRQVFEALDEHPGVRVIVLRAEGEHFSSGGDIKGFLEASPEHVSKLAWNVAAPARCEKPVIVANRGYTFGVGFELSLTCDFRVASETTRYALPEQNLGQIPGSGGSARLQKMIGITRTKHMVMRAKRISGQQAYNWGIATECVPDNELENTVDALVEELCRFSPLAQRTAKRLINDNENSPLTVAIEMEGHCYSRLRSSQDFKEGVEAFHGKRAAVFKGE; encoded by the coding sequence ATGCAACTGCAATCGATCCAGCAATTTCTCGACACCGAATTCGATGGCTTTCAGGTCGTGGTCGATACGGCCCGGCAGCGCGCCGACATCATTCTCAACCGCCCACCGTTGAACGTGATCGCCATGCCCCAGCGCGATGTGCTGCGCCAGGTATTCGAGGCCCTCGACGAACATCCGGGAGTTAGGGTTATCGTGCTGCGCGCGGAAGGCGAGCACTTTTCCAGCGGCGGTGACATCAAGGGCTTCCTTGAGGCCTCGCCGGAGCATGTCTCCAAGCTGGCCTGGAACGTGGCAGCGCCTGCCCGCTGTGAGAAACCGGTGATTGTCGCCAATCGCGGCTACACCTTTGGCGTGGGTTTCGAGCTGTCCCTGACCTGTGATTTTCGCGTCGCCTCGGAGACCACCCGCTACGCATTGCCGGAACAGAATCTGGGGCAGATTCCCGGTTCGGGCGGCTCTGCCCGCCTGCAGAAAATGATCGGCATCACCCGCACCAAGCACATGGTCATGCGTGCCAAGCGCATCAGCGGGCAGCAGGCCTACAACTGGGGTATCGCCACTGAATGCGTCCCGGATAACGAGCTGGAAAACACGGTCGACGCCCTGGTGGAAGAACTGTGCCGCTTCTCGCCCCTGGCCCAGCGCACTGCCAAGCGTCTGATCAACGACAACGAAAACTCGCCGCTGACCGTGGCCATCGAGATGGAAGGCCATTGCTACAGCCGCCTGCGCAGCTCCCAGGATTTCAAGGAAGGCGTCGAGGCATTTCATGGCAAGCGAGCAGCCGTATTCAAGGGCGAATGA